From a region of the Pan paniscus chromosome 19, NHGRI_mPanPan1-v2.0_pri, whole genome shotgun sequence genome:
- the MIEF2 gene encoding mitochondrial dynamics protein MID49: MAEFSQKRGKRRSDEGLGSMVDFLLANARLVLGVGGAAVLGIATLAVKRFIDRATSPRDEDDTKADSWKELSLLKATPHLQPRPPPAALSQPVLPLVPSSSAPEGPAETDPEVTPQLSSPAPLCLTLQERLLAFERDRVTIPAAQVALAKQLAGDIALELQAYFRSKFPELPFGAFVPGGPLYDGLQAGAADHVRLLVPLVLEPGLWSLVPGVDTVARDPRCWAVRRTQLEFCPRGSSPWDRFLVGGYLSSRVLLELLRKALAASVNWPAIGSLLGCLIRPSMASEELLLEVQHERLELTVAVLVAVPGVDADDRLLLAWPLEGLAGNLWLQDLYPVEAARLRALDDHDAGTRRRLLLLLCAVCRGCSALGQLGRGHLTQVVLRLGEDNVDWTEEALGERFLQALELLIGSLEQASLPCHFNPSVNLFSSLREEEIDDIGYALYSGLQEPEGLL, from the exons ATGGCAGAGTTCTCCCAGAAACGGGGGAAGCGGCGTAGCGACGAAGGGCTGGGCAGTATGGTGGACTTCCTCCTGGCCAATGCCCGCCTGGTGCTGGGCGTGGGCGGGGCTGCTGTGCTGGGCATTGCCACCCTGGCCGTGAAGCGG TTCATTGACAGGGCCACTAGCCCGCGGGATGAGGATGACACCAAGGCAGACAGCTGGAAGGAACTGAGCCTGCTCAAGGCCACACCACACCTGCAGCCCCGGCCTCCACCTGCTGCCCTTAGCCAGCCAGTGTTGCCCTTGGTCCCCTCGTCGTCTGCCCCAG AAGGGCCTGCAGAAACTGATCCTGAGGTGACACCACAGCTCAGCTCCCCAGCACCGCTGTGTCTGACACTGCAGGAGAGGCTGCTGGCCTTCGAGCGGGACCGTGTGACCATCCCAGCAGCCCAGGTGGCTTTGGCCAAACAGCTGGCTGGCGACATCGCCCTGGAGCTGCAGGCCTACTTTCGGAGCAAGTTCCCGGAACTGCCCTTTGGGGCATTCGTGCCTGGGGGGCCGCTCTACGACGGGCTGCAGGCGGGGGCTGCGGACCATGTGCGTCTCCTGGTGCCACTGGTGCTGGAGCCGGGCCTGTGGAGCCTGGTGCCGGGCGTGGACACTGTGGCGAGGGACCCTCGCTGCTGGGCCGTGCGCAGGACTCAGCTTGAGTTCTGCCCCCGAGGGAGCAGCCCCTGGGACCGCTTCCTGGTCGGGGGCTACCTCTCCTCCCGCGTCCTGCTGGAGCTACTCCGCAAGGCGCTGGCTGCCTCTGTCAACTGGCCGGCCATTGGCAGCCTTCTCGGGTGCCTGATCCGGCCCAGCATGGCCTCGGAGGAGCTGCTGCTCGAGGTGCAGCACGAACGCCTGGAGCTCACTGTGGCTGTGCTTGTGGCAGTCCCTGGGGTCGATGCTGACGACCGCCTCCTCTTGGCCTGGCCCCTGGAGGGGCTGGCGGGGAACCTCTGGCTGCAGGACCTGTATCCAGTGGAGGCTGCTAGGCTGCGAGCCCTGGACGACCATGACGCTGGGACTCGCcggcggctgctgctgctgctgtgtgcTGTCTGCCGTGGTTGCTCGGCTCTGGGGCAGCTAGGCCGGGGTCACCTGACCCAGGTGGTCCTGCGTCTGGGGGAGGACAACGTGGATTGGACGGAGGAGGCCTTGGGTGAGCGCTTCCTGCAAGCCCTGGAGCTGCTCATCGGCAGCCTGGAGCAGGCCAGCCTGCCCTGCCACTTCAACCCCAGCGTGAACCTCTTCAGCAGCTTGCGTGAGGAGGAGATTGACGACATTGGCTATGCGCTGTACAGTGGCCTACAGGAGCCCGAGGGGCTGCTCTAG